Proteins encoded together in one Impatiens glandulifera chromosome 1, dImpGla2.1, whole genome shotgun sequence window:
- the LOC124920065 gene encoding uncharacterized protein LOC124920065, whose amino-acid sequence MEWYTGKPSLLKNLLVRLFLFCLTIIGIRFTYVVIIRGESCDSDDFCFFSSPEKPNLVTGVKESSSSAIILSDAASALSSPEKTALSTKDWKKSVDFYSSVFQDLIVDGYLLPNSKSLCLETQMGQEVYALKEIGVLDSIGIYNKSSKANNHPFENNTFDFIFSSNTGLDSSLKQGEFAAEVCRTLKPEGFLVVHTSSKDTYSLNSFIDLFNCCKFIRSRDLTTTTTNVREIVMKKVNILNGGESSSVNECSIPEYKKELVKLSEPLIEEEPLKPWITLKRNIKNVKYLSSMADINFKERYVYVDVGARSYGSSIVSWFKKQYPKQNKTFDIYAIEADKAFHEEYRSKKGVTLLPYAAWVRNESLFFEVNDVKKGGERGMGRIKPVQSSSVGGNEIIGFDFANWLKMTVTEKDFVVVKMDVEGTEFDLIPRLYETGAICLIDEIFLECHYNRWQKCCPGQRSPKYEKTYGQCLELFTSLRQSGILVHQWW is encoded by the coding sequence aTGGAATGGTATACAGGAAAACCCAGTTTGTTAAAGAACTTATTGGTTAGACTATTCTTATTCTGTCTTACAATAATCGGTATTCGATTTACATATGTTGTCATTATTCGAGGTGAATCATGTGATTCAGATGatttctgtttcttctcttcgcCGGAAAAACCAAATCTTGTTACTGGTGTTAAGGAATCAAGTTCATCTGCCATTATCCTCTCCGACGCTGCCTCAGCATTATCATCTCCGGAGAAGACAGCTTTGTCTACAAAAGACTGGAAAAAGTCTGTCGATTTCTATTCTTCAGTCTTTCAAGACCTTATTGTTGATGGATATCTTTTACCCAATTCGAAATCTTTATGTTTAGAGACACAGATGGGTCAGGAGGTTTATGCTTTGAAAGAAATTGGAGTTCTTGATTCAATTGGAATTTACAATAAGTCTTCCAAGGCAAATAATCATCCGTTTGAAAACAACACTTTTGATTTCATCTTCTCGAGCAATACTGGTTTAGATAGTTCTTTAAAACAAGGCGAATTCGCTGCAGAGGTATGTCGGACATTGAAGCCAGAAGGGTTTTTAGTTGTTCATACATCTTCTAAAGATACATATAGTTTAAATTCGTTTATTGATTTATTCAATTGCTGTAAATTCATACGGTCTCGTGATCTTACTACTACAACAACAAATGTTCGAGAAATTGTCATGAAAAAGGTGAATATACTAAACGGAGGAGAATCATCATCAGTTAATGAATGTTCGATTCCTGAATACAAGAAGGAGTTAGTCAAGTTATCTGAACCATTGATTGAAGAGGAGCCATTGAAGCCATGGATAACATTGAAGAGAAACATCAAGAATGTGAAATACCTGTCGTCAATGGCTGACATTAACTTTAAGGAGAGATATGTGTATGTTGATGTTGGAGCTCGTAGCTATGGTTCTAGCATTGTTAGCTGGTTTAAGAAACAATACCCGAAACAGAACAAGACATTTGATATCTATGCTATTGAAGCAGATAAGGCTTTCCACGAGGAGTATAGATCAAAGAAAGGGGTAACATTGTTGCCTTACGCGGCTTGGGTGAGGAATGAGTCATTGTTCTTCGAGgttaatgatgttaaaaaggggggtGAAAGAGGAATGGGTAGGATTAAGCCTGTTCAATCTTCTTCTGTGGGTGGTAATGAGATCATTGGATTTGATTTTGCGAATTGGCTGAAGATGACTGTAACAGAGAAAGATTTCGTTGTTGTGAAAATGGACGTGGAAGGGACCGAATTTGATTTGATCCCGAGGTTGTATGAGACAGGTGCGATATGTttgattgatgaaatatttttggaatGTCATTATAATAGGTGGCAGAAATGCTGCCCCGGTCAGAGATCGCCAAAGTATGAGAAAACTTATGGGCAGTGTTTAGAGCTTTTTACTTCTCTTAGACAAAGTGGGATTCTTGTTCATCAATGGTGGTAG
- the LOC124920067 gene encoding probable protein phosphatase 2C 65 codes for MGSCCSISWTPIGSIAIDAYENKEHTDETEYDHHNHNHQNHHNYIQNGDGARVRFHGSSKFLSMYTQQGRKGINQDSMTSWENFNGENDTYFCGVFDGHGPSGHEVSRIVRDNLPTKLSSFLKKSNNIVATSEFFSSWENTIVRSFEDLDEEIGAADSSVNAYSSGSTAVTVIKQGDNLIISNLGDSRAILCTRDDNNKLVPVQLTKDLKPDLPDEAERIRSRKGRIFPMEEEPEVFRVWMPEQDSPGLAMSRSFGDFCLKDFGLIPTPQVSYRKITTKDEFVVLASDGVWDVLSNTEVVKYVGSARKRSIAARLLVERAVQAWKYRYPTSKVDDIAVVCLFFKEHQVDKLDESELNNTFSEEVRPGRHKKLKSDDGLDTVVNCEVTRTHNRGVTRRKQSSHHR; via the exons ATGGGTTCATGTTGCAGCATTAGTTGGACTCCAATTGGATCCATAGCCATAGATGCTTATGAAAACAAAGAACACACAGATGAAACAGAGTATGATcatcataatcataatcatcaaaatcatcATAATTACATTCAAAATGGAGATGGTGCCCGTGTTAGATTTCATGGTTCTTCCAAATTCCTCTCAATGTACACACAACAAGGAAGAAAAGGAATCAATCAAGATTCCATGACTTCTTGGGAG AACTTTAATGGGGAAAATGATACGTATTTTTGTGGCGTATTCGATGGGCACGGGCCATCGGGACATGAGGTGTCGCGAATTGTAAGAGATAATCTACCGACAAAGTTGAGTTCGTTTTTGAAGAAATCGAATAATATTGTCGCGACATCTGAATTCTTCTCGTCTTGGGAGAATACTATCGTTAGGAGTTTCGAAGATTTGGATGAAGAAATTGGTGCTGCTGATTCTAGTGTTAATGCATATAGCAGCGGATCGACAGCAGTAACTGTTATCAAACAG GGTGATAAtctaataatttcaaatttgggagattctagAGCTATTCTCTGCACTAGAGATGATAATAATAAGCTTGTTCCTGTTCAACTCACCAAAGATTTGAAACCCGATCTTCCAG ATGAGGCAGAGAGGATTAGGAGTAGAAAAGGCAGGATCTTTCCTATGGAAGAAGAACCGGAAGTATTTCGAGTATGGATGCCCGAGCAAGACTCTCCCGGCCTAGCAATGTCGCGTTCTTTCGGGGACTTTTGTTTGAAAGATTTTGGTCTAATCCCAACCCCTCAAGTATCTTACAGGAAAATCACAACAAAAGATGAATTTGTCGTTCTAGCATCCGACGGG GTATGGGATGTGTTATCAAACACGGAAGTAGTAAAGTATGTTGGATCGGCAAGAAAGAGATCGATAGCAGCTCGATTACTCGTGGAACGAGCTGTTCAAGCATGGAAGTATCGTTATCCTACATCAAAAGTTGACGATATAGCCGTTGTTTGTTTGTTCTTTAAGGAACATCAAGTGGATAAATTGGATGAAAGCGAATTGAACAACACATTCTCGGAAGAGGTTCGACCTGGTCGTCATAAGAAGTTGAAGAGCGATGATGGACTCGACACTGTTGTGAACTGTGAAGTCACAAGAACTCATAATCGGGGCGTGACTCGTCGGAAACAATCATCGCATCATCGTTGA
- the LOC124920066 gene encoding patellin-6-like, with translation MDSHRQETYSLSQIKSLHELKQKLKSSHDPSISIWSIPLLDNESEKSDLILLKFLQARDFHVEKALQMLIKSLSWRKDFKADTIVDEELGFKELEGVVAYMQGYDKEGHPVCYNSYGIFQDKEMYEKFFGDDEKLQRFLRWRIQVLERGIKLLHFKHGGVNSIIQVIDLKDMPKQELKAASNHIVSIFQDNYPEMVARKIFINVPWFFSVLYSMFSPFLTQRTKNKFVVANEGNVAEILYKFIRPENIPVMYGGLHRTYDDVQNSHPKSASEFTVKGREKVNIQIVGIEAGSSITWDIVVGGWEVEYSAEFVPTAEGSYTIAVEKPRWVPAKDAAIHNSFATKTSSGKMVLSIDNTSSSRKKVAAYRYVVQK, from the exons ATGGATTCCCACAGACAAGAAACATATTCCCTCTCTCAAATCAAATCCCTTCATGAGCTCAAACAAAAGCTCAAATCTTCACatgacccatcaatttccataTGGTCTATTCCTCTTCTAGACAACGAATCTGAGAAATCCGATCTTATTCTCCTCAAATTCCTCCAAGCCAGAGACTTCCATGTCGAAAAAGCTCTTCAAATGCTTATAAAGTCCTTATCTTGGCGCAAGGATTTCAAAGCAGACACCATTGTTGATGAAGAATTAGGATTTAAAGAACTTGAAGGTGTTGTAGCTTATATGCAAGGGTATGACAAAGAAGGTCACCCTGTTTGTTACAACTCTTATGGAATATTTCAAGATAAAGAAATGTATGAGAAATTCTTTGGAGATGATGAGAAATTGCAGAGATTTTTGAGATGGAGAATTCAAGTTCTTGAAAGAGGGATTAAACTTCTGCATTTTAAACATGGTGGGGTTAACTCGATTATTCAGGTTATTGATCTTAAAGATATGCCTAAACAAGAACTTAAAGCTGCATCTAATCATATTGTTTCTATTTTCCAAGATAATTATCCTGAAATGGTAGCCCGTAAG ATCTTTATTAATGTGCCCTGGTTCTTCAGTGTGTTGTATTCAATGTTTAGCCCGTTTCTAACCCAAAGAACCAAGAACAAGTTCGTTGTTGCCAATGAAGGAAATGTTGCAGAAATCCTCTACAA GTTTATAAGGCCGGAAAACATTCCGGTTATGTACGGAGGACTTCACCGGACTTACGACGATGTACAAAACAGTCACCCGAAATCGGCGTCGGAGTTCACTGTCAAAGGAAGAGAGAAAGTCAATATACAAATAGTGGGCATTGAG GCGGGTTCGTCGATAACATGGGACATAGTGGTCGGAGGATGGGAAGTCGAGTACAGCGCTGAGTTTGTCCCGACAGCAGAAGGAAGCTACACAATTGCGGTTGAGAAACCGAGATGGGTGCCCGCGAAGGATGCGGCGATTCACAATTCTTTTGCGACGAAAACCAGCAGTGGAAAAATGGTGTTATCGATTGATAATACCTCCTCATCGAGAAAAAAGGTTGCAGCTTACCGTTATGTCGTGCAAAAATGA
- the LOC124914369 gene encoding macrophage migration inhibitory factor homolog isoform X1, which yields MPCLNISTNVTLEGVDISDILKESTKSVANIIGKPESYVMIVLKGSIPIAFGGTEEPAAYGELVSIGGLTPDTNKKLSAAISTILETKLNVPKSRFFLKFYDTKANQIQEYAQCLHALHQF from the exons ATGCCTTGCCTTAACATCTCGACTAATGTTACTCTCGAGGGTGTTGATATCTCCGATATCCTCAAGGAATCTACTAAATCCGTCGCCAATATCATCGGCAAACCCGAATCT TATGTGATGATTGTGTTGAAAGGTTCAATACCAATTGCATTTGGTGGGACTGAAGAGCCAGCAGCTTATGGGGAATTGGTGTCAATTGGAGGACTTACACCTGATACCAACAAGAAGTTAAGCGCAGCAATTTCGACCATACTGGAAACCAAGTTGAATGTACCCAAGTCTCGTTTCTTCCTGAAATTTTACGACACAAAG gccaatcaaattcaagaataTGCACAGTGTCTTCATGCTTTACACCAGTTCTAG
- the LOC124914369 gene encoding macrophage migration inhibitory factor homolog isoform X2, protein MPCLNISTNVTLEGVDISDILKESTKSVANIIGKPESYVMIVLKGSIPIAFGGTEEPAAYGELVSIGGLTPDTNKKLSAAISTILETKLNVPKSRFFLKFYDTKGSNFGWNGSTF, encoded by the exons ATGCCTTGCCTTAACATCTCGACTAATGTTACTCTCGAGGGTGTTGATATCTCCGATATCCTCAAGGAATCTACTAAATCCGTCGCCAATATCATCGGCAAACCCGAATCT TATGTGATGATTGTGTTGAAAGGTTCAATACCAATTGCATTTGGTGGGACTGAAGAGCCAGCAGCTTATGGGGAATTGGTGTCAATTGGAGGACTTACACCTGATACCAACAAGAAGTTAAGCGCAGCAATTTCGACCATACTGGAAACCAAGTTGAATGTACCCAAGTCTCGTTTCTTCCTGAAATTTTACGACACAAAG GGCTCTAACTTTGGATGGAACGGCTCCACCTTCTAG